A stretch of the Aegilops tauschii subsp. strangulata cultivar AL8/78 chromosome 4, Aet v6.0, whole genome shotgun sequence genome encodes the following:
- the LOC109771394 gene encoding cyclin-SDS-like, which translates to MPPTMLAPVPTRPRSHPFRRRRDAAAPLPAQIAAAMAGKRPAESSTSASSSFRSEVVSTTTAISSAALAAAQRPEKRPRRQDSGDARPAASECSEVIGGATARPAEVEASESSCLRSVLHPDLACPELLADDAEATEYSSACDELTQSDAEEEVLSAPSPCTDYSLTPLLDTSSSSSSEDDDDDDGAPPSYTFSLFLDYAKQFVPCVQHKAHAVADAVPIPEWKQFDDLEDEESYEQFRRRERRGVVACDYTEVYASMSGNSGRHVVEQRSVMVNWIIEHGHVTELQPETLFLGIGLMDHFLTRGYLQGSRNVQLLGIACITLATRIEENQPYNSIMQKSFMVGINLYSRSEVVAMEWLVQEVLDFQCFVTTVHNFLWFYLKAAKADDKVEDLAKHLALLTLLDHKHLSYWPSTVAASVVALACLATDKESSCHRVMETHSRTKDDDLPECLMSLEWLINYAS; encoded by the exons ATGCCTCCCACCATGCTCGCGCCGGTGCCCACGAGGCCGCGCTCCCACCCCTTCCGCCGCCGGAGGGACGCGGCTGCTCCGCTCCCAGCCCAGATcgcggcggcgatggcggggAAGCGGCCCGCGGAGTCCTCCAcatcggcctcctcctccttccgcaGCGAGGTCgtctccaccaccaccgccatctcctccgccgccctcgccgcggcgCAGCGCCCGGAGAAGAGGCCGAGGCGCCAGGACTCGGGCGACGCGCGGCCCGCCGCCTCCGAGTGCTCGGAGGTCATCGGCGGCGCCACGGCGCGCCCCGCGGAGGTCGAGGCCTCCGAGTCGTCGTGCCTCCGCTCCGTCCTCCACCCCGACCTCGCCTGCCCCGAGCTGCTCGCCGACGACGCCGAGGCGACGGAGTACTCTTCGGCCTGCGACGAGCTCACGCAGTCCGACGCGGAGGAGGAGGTGCTCAGTGCTCCCAGCCCCTGCACTGACTACTCCCTCACCCCCCTGCTCgacacctcctcttcctcctcctccgaggacgacgacgacgacgacggcgcccccccttcctacACCTTCTCCCTCTTCCTCGACTACGCCAAGCAGTTCGTCCCCTGTGTGCAACACAAGGCGCACGCCGTCGCCGACGCCGTCCCCATCCCAGAG TGGAAGCAGTTCGATGACTTGGAGGACGAGGAGAGCTACGAGCAGTTCCGGCGGCGCGAACGGCGGGGAGTGGTGGCGTGCGACTACACAGAGGTGTACGCCTCCATGTCAGGCAACTCTGGCCGTCACGTCGTGGAGCAGCGTTCTGTCATGGTGAACTGGATTATCGAG CATGGGCATGTGACAGAGCTGCAGCCAGAGACATTGTTCCTGGGAATTGGACTGATGGACCACTTCTTGACACGTGGATACCTACAGGGCTCTAGGAATGTGCAGTTGCTGGGCATTGCCTGCATCACCCTAGCCACCCGCATCGAAGAGAACCAGCCATACAATAG CATCATGCAGAAGTCTTTCATGGTAGGGATCAACCTTTACAGCCGGAGCGAGGTCGTCGCCATGGAGTGGCTGGTTCAGGAGGTCCTCGACTTCCAATGCTTCGTCACGacagtccacaattttctctg GTTCTATCTGAAGGCAGcaaaagcagacgacaaagtgGAGGATCTGGCCAAGCACCTGGCCCTGCTCACACTTCTGGACCATAAGCACCTCTCCTACTGGCCCTCGACCGTGGCAGCCTCGGTGGTGGCCCTTGCCTGCCTTGCCACCGACAAGGAGTCCTCGTGCCATCGGGTAATGGAG ACTCACTCGAGGACGAAGGATGACGATCTGCCTGAATGTTTAATG AGTCTGGAGTGGCTGATAAACTATGCTTCGTAG